Genomic segment of Carassius carassius chromosome 19, fCarCar2.1, whole genome shotgun sequence:
agttgccgcagaacagccaatgagtgagcgagccgtcttgcctatggctgtgtactgctgcaaatgcgctttacaaaaatacaaaattaaggataattttttgcttcagtatttcgtgaaaagagacttttcccgtagcgtcttagctaagatgcagtactcgttccctcttctagagagaaccgaggttacgttagtaaccgagtacgtttttttgagaaagtaaaaatgcttcctgtgagggttaggtttaggtgtagagttggtgtagggccatagaatatacagtttgtacagtataaaaaccattacgcctatgggatgaacccagttttcacaaaaacaaacgtgtgtttgtgtgtgtgagctgagAGGCATATGATATCTGACAGTGCTGTCTAAGTAGGCAGCTGAGTGAGTTGTGAGACGGAGCCACTGTGTGCTTGACTCTGCATATGCAGTGATTTAGTGATGGGTGGAGAAAGGGCCGTTTACAGTCCAGTTGGTTCAGTGTGTTGAATAGTGTGTTGTGCATGTACAGCTGAGGGCAGAGGCATCTACACCACATGGAGGTatgtcaaaatatattattaattacttaCACTTATCTGTAGCACATCTTAGATTACTTCCATCCTAACTTTTGACTCGTTTTGTATCTCATTTGCCACTCTCAGATGAACTGATATTTCTACTGTTTGAGTATTGATAAATGGTCAGTTTATTAATGATTAGGTCTAATATTTactatctttagattttatttcagtatttaaatcatatttttgcatatgctattacagaaaaatatattgtcttatattttaaatatatcagctGTTATTTAACAAAATTTAACACAGAAAATACTCTTTATCAAAGATTTATtacctatatatatattccttgtaGAATGTATTTGAccacttaaaacaaataaatcaaattttaaataaaaatatattagtttAAATTAACTAAACATTGTTGTAGTGAAGTTATGGATTAAACTGCTCAAACGCAAATAATTGATGCTCTCTGAAatatgtaattatacatttattgatGTTAAATCTGAACACAAATATTCTTTATTCATTTGGAAAAATAGTGaagtcatcaaaactatgaaatatGCAAATGGAGAAGTTTTATATTGCATGTAGTTTGATACTGGACACTTGTTGACTGCTTTGCTTTCTTTTCAAtccagattaaaataaaaaattaaatctggTAAAGAAATTTGTATACAAGCACAATTGATAATCTTTACAAACTCATTTTAAgcatttcagtgtgtgtgtatatatatatatatatatatatatatatatatatacagtacatatgtgtgtgtgtgtgtgtgtgtgttttctataaTGTCTGTAATATGTAAACACAGATGGCAGCCCTTCAGTAAGATGTTGGAAACATCCCTAACTGACAGAAATCATTGTCTTCATTTTCATCCCACAAGACTGAGCTGGACCGTTAAATGCCCTCTCAATATAAAGGGTACACACTTCTTAAAGATAGATAAAACTGTGGACTTTTAATTTTACAGCTACATCTTACAATTTGGTGCAATGGTTACTGAAATGTTGTATTTCCTTTCCACTAGACTAAAATGTTTGTGGTCTCCTTGCCAAGATGTCTACAGATCTGTGTGTCTGTGGTAATGGTGTCCAGACTGCAAGGTGTGTGATTGTAGTAATCTCTTgttctgtgtgtaagtgtgtttcGGTTGGTTTCAGTATTTCTGTGTCTCAAGGCAGGGTTTCAGCTCCGATACGTGTGGAGGCCCCGGTTGAGCAGCCCTTCATTCTGAGCTGTACACTTGTCAAGGCCAGAGGAGAATCGGTTCATCAGATCCGCTGGCTGGATGTGCAGAACCAGACGTTAATCACTTACCAGCCTGGTGAAAAAGACAGTGTGAGCGGACAGCAGCATGTGGAGCTAGCTCCTTCTCCACGAGATGCCAGTGCCATCACCATCAAACGGGTCAGCTACAGGGATGAGGGCTGCTACACCTGCATCTTTGATCTTTATCCCAAAGGCTCGAGGGAAGGACAAACCTGCCTTACTGTCACAGGTCAGTTTTGGCAACATGTATTTAGAGGAGACTTCCATTTTGACATTGAGCATCCATGCTTTCCAGCAACACTGGGAATTTTTAATTGCTTATCAAGTTTTTGTTCCATGTTGTCTGTGCATTAATGGTGGTGATGTTTTTTGAGTCCTTTTGCAGTTTACTAAAGGTTGTAAGTCATTGAATCAGTCACACGACTGATTTCTTAAAAATGCTGACTCACTCAAGAATGAACCAGTATCCATTcttaaatttaaagggatagttcgccccaaaattacaattctgtcattaattactcatcctcatgtcgttccaaacccgtaagaccttcattcttcagaacacaaagtaagatatttttgatgaaatctgagagcttgcACTTTATCTAATTTGATATTCTAAATGTAGGCTACCTGCATTAGAAAGACAAGTCGTACTTTAATGAATACTTTGTTTTTTTAGATATGCTTtgaaacactgataataatggaTAACACTGATAACAACACGTATCATCAGGTTCTGTTCTTTGGCTCTTATAAGATAAGGCTGTGGGAACAATAAAACACATCAGCATAGTTGTGGTTTTGGATGTTGCATACTTGTGTTGTGGATTCTGGAAGAGAATGTGAATGTagataagaaaaagctgcttggtCAGGCAAAGATCCAGCTGGTCTCAACATCTCATGGTTTCTGTGCACCTGCCAGTCATTTCTAGGAATGCTGCGGTGGAGACTACTGTCCTTCCCTCTCTTTAAAACATAATTGATCATGTGGGGATTGTATTCTGGATGCTCCTTAGGCATCTATTGTTATGTATTGACAGTGAACATATCTCATCCTGGTCTCACTGAGACCTCTTTTTAACTCCACTCCCAAAACCTGTTTCTCCTTTTGTTGAAGGCAGATATTAAAATAGTTCATCTAGTGACATACACCCTTAAAAATAAGATTCTTTATTGGTTTGTGTTGTTTCATGAAGAATATTTAACAAatagttctttatagtggaaaaaaagTTCTCCAGATTgttaaaaatggttcttttaaaatctgttcactgaaaggttcttcttCTATGGCAAAACCCCATTTTAAAAGAGTGTATAGTAGTATGCTATTAAGTAACAcattgtgtatatatactgtatataatgtatttataattatgtatataagTTACATAAGTTACCATGCTACTGTTAGTATAGTAGTGACTTATTTTCATTGATTTACAGCATCGGTGATCTCAGAGGGCAATAAGACTGCAGTGGGCGGTAAACAAGCCTCTCTGGGCTGTCGGTATGGTCTGCCGGAGAAAGTCAAGCAGGTGCTATGGAAGAAGATTGTGAATAAAGCAGAATCCCGTGAAGTTGCATCTTTTGCAAAGCAGAGTGACCCAGTGATTGAAGAAGAGTTTGTGGACCGCGCGACCCTGAGCCCTTCCCTGTCTGACACGCAGCTCACGTTCTGGCCGGTCCGAGCTGAAGATGAGGCCTGCTACACCTGTGAGTTCCACACGTATCCAGACGGCACTAAGAGCGCCGTAAGCTGCCTCACTATATTTGGTAAGTCCCTCAAGGCTTTAGTCCACAGTTACAGTGAAATCTTGATAAGCTGGATGTTTCTGATATTTGTCATGTTGGCTGATGATGATATTCAGGGCCAATATTTGATATTCTTGATGcttgctctgtttgttgttagcaGCGCTGATCCTCCCTATATGCAAAATACGCAAGCTGCGTAGGGCCTTCGAAAGGCCCCCTTGCTCTCAAAgatgatttaattttagtttagtttttgaatTTGGCCAGCGGTTATgaaaacatgaataataataaattttaatgtGGTGCGCTGTTGTGCTTTCTACGtaaaaatcagtaaaatcatgaaTGTAGTACAGTCTTGCTCAAGACTAAAAAAAACGTGTTGAAAGCATACCGAGTCGTTGAAGAGACACTGTTTCTCAAAACCTTTTACATGAACGCGATTCAAGATGGAGTGAAACACGgacaaattatttgtattaatttgttcATAACCAGGCTCCCAGAAGTCTAGGATCGGCACTGGTTCACAGCCAACAGTTGCCTGGTATCCAGTGTTTCAAACTACTCAACTTCTTTGCCAAATGTCGCtgttttgaattaaaaatatgCTGAATCAAAACGATTTATTTCAATGGTCCACTTTAGACATAAGAACATTTGCGATTACATGTTGACCATCAGTCATTCGAATATTAGTAGACtctctgcttaatatctgctgacactttattttgatggcccCCAACAGACATTTAACTGACTCTAAGTAAGTTTGCAAATATATATCAACTTATTctaccaaccctaaccctaaccctaacctaacagtctactgATACTCTGTTGAAAGTAAGTTGACATTTAATCACAGTTATATAAGTTAGTGGAATGTCAGTAACACATGTAcacactatgtacttattatagtaattgaTTACAATAACTGGCTAATAACTAGCTGATAACCCTGAACCGACCCCTAAACCTAGCCTTAAACCATGTAGTTACCTTGGATTATCCAGTACTTTCTTTCAGAGTATATAAGTACACATACTAAAAAATAAAGTGATGTGTCAGAATGTCCAATgtagactatcaaaataaagtaaatcATTTATGACAAGAAACATTTTGCTTTATTATGTTACGAATAAGAGAGAAagtgtgtatattttttaataaaaatagaaaatatatattttttcagtgttcttatttatgtttattaCAGTAAATCCATTTATATCCTTTTGAATTTGTTCTTGAATTTGGTTCTTTTTAAATTGTTCAACTAAAAGGACCATTAAAATCCATCCCAGAAAACAGTCCATAACTCTAATGGTCAAGACGGACCTTGTTGATATTTGTTTATGGCGACTGCTGATTTTAGGGTGAAACATAAATCCAGTTCAGTGTATGCAGCTGGTAGGACTGTAGCACAGAGTGGTAGAGAGGGCAGGGCcaggataaacacacacacaggcctggagaaaaatgaggacaacagacagagagagagagttatatgAAAGAAACTGATTGTAGGAGGGTGAGACTGTGAGATCTATGATTTATTCAGACTGTGGCCAAAGTGAATGACTGTGTCACTGTTCCACTAACACAGTGCTTCTCTCTTTGTGCTGCTCTCATTCTCCTGCCTTGTCTCTCTCAGATTGATGTTCACTTCGTACCTCGTTGTTCTGTACTGTTGCATTTGTCCAAACTAGGATGCAGCCACCAACGGAGACCCAAAGGGATAGTTTAGCTCAAAAGGctcaaaaattctgtcattatgtcgttccaaacctgcatcacaatattttgaataatttgttcATACAAGAATGTCAGTGGGCTCCAAAACAAAAATTTTAGGTCTGCATTATGTTTAATCATATTCGCTCATCTGTTATTCATAGCAATCTTGAATAGTTATGTAGGGGTCATGGTTTTGTAAGAATGTGAAATGCTTGTCCTCTGTTGGAATGCCAAGTGTATACCTCTTTTTGGGCCAATGCTGTGGTTTGAATGGTCATCTCTGTAGCTTTGAACTACTGATGAAAATATGTGGGCTGCAAACACTCAGAGATGGCATGGCATTTACAAAGCCAACTCTTGCTTTTCAAGCCAACACAATGTCATTCAGTAGAGTCAATGCATGATTATGTGTTAGGATCAAGAGGTCAaagtttggctggttagcatggcTCCAATCAATGACCAATGCTGGTAAATGCTGTCAGGGCCATGTTTTTAACATCAGGGGCTGAGGGAGACAGCAGTAAATCCcacctttttttatttgattggtcTCAATCATTTTAACATTGATGGTCAATTTTAGGATGCTGAGGTAGACaatcctaaaaatgtaaataaaaaaatttgtcatTCTATAACAAACAAAGCAGCATTAAGAATAGCAAATACTTAATAGCAAAATTATTGTCTATGACCCTGACACTCTGGACAATTCATCTTCCTCCACTGATGGACATTCACATGTCACTGTGTTTTCTGACTAAATAAGATGTTCCACACCCAAACAACCTCAATACTGTATCATTTACAGTCCTGCCCAAACCTCAAGTAAGCTACAAGACCACGTCTCCGGGAGTGATCGAGGCTAACTGTACTGCCGTGGCCCGGCCACAGGCTGAAATAGTGTGGAATGTGGAGGGGAATAACCGGACCATTGGTCCACCTGTGACCACCTCTGTCCAGCAGAGTGACGGGACGACTCTGGTCATCAGCACCTTGACCATCCAGGCTGGACTCCTGAAGGATGTCTCTGTCAAATGTCTCGTTCATCATAAAGGACTGGAGACTGCCATTGCTGTTTCCATGAACACTAAAAGTAAGTGTGAActattttattatgcactttgATTACGAAGGTttatattgaataaaataatgtaatttttcctTGATTGGTTTGAGGTAAATAGGTTCACTGAGCATTGTGAATACCATTGAAAATACCATCCTGTGAAATCAATGGCTTTTTTTAAAGCAGGTttaaacagtgttgggggtaacatgTTACAACTAATGcatataatcagattactttttccaagtgactagtaaagtaacgcattacttttaaatttacaatgaAATATCAGTTACTTAACCATTTTTTCACTGACGCCTCTACTGTCCCTATTTTGAGATAAATTTGTTGTGAGGTGCAGAGGTACCTCCTTCATTCTAATGcttattaattttactttttctgtGAATATACCTTTATAGTTGTAAAAAGTACCTTTTGacttttttgttataaaaaataaataaataagcaagccaAGTCCATGTTATAAAAAGTAACACTAAAGCAATGTAATGTGTACCTTTCCATAGAAATTAACTATGTATTGCAATTAGTATTACTTTTagaagtaactttccccaacactaatttaaaactatttttatttttatgacgcCAGAATAAGAAATGATGAGGTCAATTAAAGAGAGTCTTAAAGGCACAGATaggaaaaaaaagtgacatgacgtGATGTGACGtgacacagccaagtatggtgactcatactcagaatccgtgctctgtgtttaacccatccaaagtgcacacacacagcagtgaacatacacactgtgaacacTCTCGGAGCAGTGGAACAAGTGTCATCTTAATTATCAGACAAATTGAAATATGGTTGTGTTTCACGAAGccctttaataataacattacaaGTGGACCAAAGGGAGACAATTATAATGatttaacaaaatgtacaaaatcttGTCCTTGGTGTGATATTATATGTCATACAGTAATTATCATTGCGATGCTTGGTAAAACCAAACCAAGTTACAGTGAAATATGAAATCTGGATAAATCCTGGCACCGAATCTCATACTTTTCTCATGACATGTCTAATACGTGTACGGTTGTAATTTCAGTGTTATGTACAGTATGAAGTGTGGTTTATAGCGTGACATGCAGCACATTTCTGGTATGTCAGGATTTGGGGCTCATCATTTAGTGTTTTTCCTGGCCCTCGCTCTATCTTCATCTCTACATTCTCTAACAGAAATCAGACTGACGCTCAGGAAAACTAATCTTTAAAGCcaaatatattttctgtaaagAATGGAAAGGGAGCAGAGAGATTGTGATCACAATGAGGTTTGCGGCCTGATATTGCATGGCAGTGTTtgaatgcattaaatgcattCCCTGGTTTTTGTTTGTCTCTGTTTATAATGTATAGTTACTTGCACATACTGTATGTTCCCTGTATGTTCTCTATTTGAATCTAGAGAAATAGTTGTTATAGCAGTAAcagtgtttcttcaactatgcACTTTGGCCCAGTGAATCTTAGAAAATAAACCCAGTTGGAGGGTTAACTTTTCACACTTTCTACACAGGCGAGTTTATTTGTCTGGTGTACAAGCATGAATCATGGAGAATGGAGTCATTTTCCACCATCTCAAAATCATCAATGTTTTTTGAATAAACTGGCAGTGAACGGGACTAATAGATCGGTAGGGGTGTTGATGCTAATCCACCACGGGACTCCGGTAAGAAGTGTGACAGGAGACAGAGCACTGTTCAACTCTTTATCTGAAGTATTTTAGGGTTCACAGCAGATGGCACAACATGACTCCAATCAGACTGGATATTGTACAAATTATGGCCACAAAGTGTTAAATGTGGTCTTtctgaaataaacagaataaacaacATCAGTTTACATCTGCTAAATGTGAATTACAGACATGTAATGGAACTAACAACTTGCTACTGTCACAGTATACATTAATCAACATGAGAGGATTAACGGTAGTGAGCATACATATTTGAATCACGGTATATCTTAAATATAACAACATTATAAACAATGCAAGGTTCGATTACACAAGCTGAATATTTAAACCCAACAACGAAATAAACATAGCTGACCTATAATCAGGAATGATTAAATAAACTTACATTCAATCACGCACATTAACACCTGATGAAAATGGCGGAGCAATCAGCTattgaaaatgaaagtgaaaccGGAATAGCGGAACTCACATAAACTAGCGGCACACATTCATAATAATAGTCCTTCCACTATAAACACACATACGGAATTTAGAACAGCCGCCCCCAGATTAGCATAGCTAATATGTCTAATGATAAATTCCCTAGTCATTGGAGTCCGCTTCACCTCCGTCCGGAAGTGCCGGAAGTCTGACAAGTTTGGCCACAGGTCGTAGGTATATGCGATCATGGACCTGTACTTGAGCTGACCTAACGTGTCCATCAGCACTGGGTATCAGTTTGACAACCCGACCAATTGGCCATTGGGCTCTGGGAAGCTGCGGGTTGATTATCATGACCACCGTGTTCTCAGCTAGATCTTGAGTTACCCTCTGCCATTTCTGGCGAGTCTGGAGACCCGGTAGGAAGTGTCGTGTAAAGTAAGACCAGAAATGATCGATGATAGTCTGGGAATGACGCCAACGACGCTTGGACAAGGGCTCAGGGGTGTAGACCACCTGGGGAAGCGAGGCGTCTCGCCGCCCCATGAGAAGCATATTTGGGGTAATTGGATCCAAGTCTGCCACATCGGATGAAATGTATCCCAAGGGCTTGCTGTTCAGGATACCCTCTACTTCAATCAGTACAGTCTGAAGGACATCTTCAGGCACAGACTGACTCCCGATGACTACTCGTAGTGCAGACTTTATAGATCGGATCTCCCTTTCCCATGCACCTCTGAAGTGGGGTGCGGCGGGAGGATTCATCCTAAAAGTTATCTGATAGCTAGCCAGCTGCTCCTGCGGTCTGGGCTCCATCTCCTTGAAAGCTTCTCTTAGTTCGGTCTCGGCTCCCCGGAAGTTAGTTCCCTGATCTGATATGATCTCAGATGGGGTTCCTCTACGTGCTATGAAGCGCCTTAATGCCAGTAAGAATGCATCAGTGTCGATGCTGCTAAGCAGGTCAAGGTGAATGCATCTGGTTGTCAGGCACTTGAAGATGACGCCCCATCGCTTCTCCGTCCGACGGCCAATCTTAACCATGAATGGCCCGAAGCAGTCGACTCCAGTAGAGAAGAAGGGGGGTTGGTACAATCGTAGGCGAGCTGAGGGTAAGTCAGCCATAATAGGTAGAGTCGGTTTAGCTCTCCACTTCTGACACTCTACGCACTCTCTCTGGTGTCGTTTGATGGCTTGCCTGCCCCTTAGGATCCAGAAAGGCGATGTAGCTCTGCGAAGAC
This window contains:
- the zgc:113337 gene encoding OX-2 membrane glycoprotein, producing MFVVSLPRCLQICVSVVMVSRLQGRVSAPIRVEAPVEQPFILSCTLVKARGESVHQIRWLDVQNQTLITYQPGEKDSVSGQQHVELAPSPRDASAITIKRVSYRDEGCYTCIFDLYPKGSREGQTCLTVTASVISEGNKTAVGGKQASLGCRYGLPEKVKQVLWKKIVNKAESREVASFAKQSDPVIEEEFVDRATLSPSLSDTQLTFWPVRAEDEACYTCEFHTYPDGTKSAVSCLTIFVLPKPQVSYKTTSPGVIEANCTAVARPQAEIVWNVEGNNRTIGPPVTTSVQQSDGTTLVISTLTIQAGLLKDVSVKCLVHHKGLETAIAVSMNTKIGTALAILISVTTVAFLLVLCLCFCLWKCVLRKDDPEEHQVQRRSRAERETDG